A single region of the Leptodactylus fuscus isolate aLepFus1 chromosome 5, aLepFus1.hap2, whole genome shotgun sequence genome encodes:
- the NR2E3 gene encoding photoreceptor-specific nuclear receptor, protein MSSPTGSVLSTSAEDSQSVPSPAPGPAPSPALLCRVCGDSSSGKHYGIFACNGCSGFFKRSVRRKLIYRCQAGTGMCPVDKAHRNQCQACRLKKCLQTGMNKDAVQNERQPRSTAQIRLDSIDLDTDSRSEHLATTREPPPPCPQGNNLRTPVPNSVSGNLSPPHNHRFMASLMTAETCAKLEPEEADENIDVTSNEPERTPSDFQMSAFITSSPEGVYETSARLLFMAVKWAKNLPVFSNLPFRDQVILLEEAWSELFLLCAIQWSMPLESCPLLSVPDLSSNSHGKAIPASVDVRILQETISRFKSLNVDPTEFACMKAVLLFKPETRGLKDPEQVENLQDQSQMMLAQHTRSHYPNQPVRFGKLLLLSPSLRFISSERIELLFFHRTIGNTPMEKLLCDMFKN, encoded by the exons ATGAGTTCACCCACAGGCTCTGTGCTTAGTACCAGTGCAgaagacagtcagtcag TTCCTAGTCCTGCACCCGGACCTGCACCCAGtccagcacttctgtgcagagtCTGTGGTGACAGCAGCAGTGGAAAACACTATGGCATCTTTGCTTGCAATGGTTGCAGTGGATTCTTCAAGAGAAGTGTTCGCCGAAAACTTATTTACAG ATGTCAGGCTGGAACAGGAATGTGTCCCGTAGACAAAGCACACAGAAATCAGTGCCAGGCTTGTAGGCTAAAGAAATGTCTTCAGACTGGTATGAATAAAGATG CAGTTCAGAATGAGCGTCAGCCTCGCAGTACAGCTCAGATCCGCTTAGACAGTATTGACCTGGACACTGACAGCCGTTCTGAGCACTTAGCTACAACTCGCGAGCCTCCTCCACCTTGTCCACAAGGAAACAACCTACGGACCCCTGTTCCAAATTCAGTATCAGGAAATCTAAGTCCACCCCACAATCACAGATTTATGGCCAGCCTGATGACAGCAGAAACGTGCGCCAAACTTGAACCAGAAGAAG CCGATGAGAATATTGATGTTACAAGTAATGAGCCCGAACGTACGCCTAGTGACTTTCAAATGTCTGCATTCATCACTTCCAGTCCAGAGGGGGTGTATGAAACTTCTGCTAGACTTCTCTTCATGGCAGTGAAATGGGCCAAGAACCTCCCAGTCTTCTCTAATCTTCCATTTAGGGATCAA GTTATTCTCCTGGAGGAAGCATGGAGTGAGCTGTTCTTGCTGTGTGCTATCCAATGGTCAATGCCTCTTGAGAGCTGTCCATTATTGTCAGTGCCTGACCTCTCTTCCAATTCTCATGGGAAAGCTATCCCTGCCAGCGTGGATGTTCGAATCCTTCAAGAAACAATCAGCCGATTTAAGTCACTCAATGTTGACCCAACAGAATTTGCTTGCATGAAGGCAGTGCTCCTCTTTAAACCAG AGACAAGAGGATTAAAAGACCCTGAACAAGTAGAAAATCTGCAAGATCAATCTCAGATGATGTTGGCTCAACATACAAGAAGTCACTATCCCAACCAGCCTGTTAG GTTTGGAAAACTCCTCCTCCTATCTCCATCTCTTCGATTTATCTCCTCTGAACGTATTGAGCTTCTGTTTTTCCATCGTACTATTGGGAACACCCCTATGGAAAAACTCCTCTGCGACATGTTTAAAAACTGA